The Methanocaldococcus infernus ME region GGTTCATCCATCACTATTAATTTAGGGTTGGTCATTAAAGCTCTACCAATTTCAACCAACTTCATCTGTCCCCCACTTAGAGAGCCAGCCTTTCTATCATAGAGATGGGAGAGCTTTAAAAATTCTAAGATGTCAAAGGCCTTCTCAACCATTTCCTCCTCTTTGTTGATCCAAGTTTTATACATTAAGGCCTTTAATGGATTCTCTCCTGGGCTTATCTCTCCAATTAACAAATTTTCTAAGACAGTTAGAGCCTTTAAAGGCTGAGGAGTTTGGAAAGTTCTAACTATCCCATAGTGATAAAGCTCATTAGGCTCTTTATTGGTTACATCTCTATTCTCAAAATAAACCCTTCCCTCATCAGCTTTTAGGAAGCCAGTAATTACATTGATTAAGGTTGACTTTCCACTACCATTAGGACCTATTATTAATGTTAACTCCCCTTTTTCTACAGAAATAGACACTCCATCCAAAGCTTTAAATTCACCAAAGTATTTAACAATATTCTCTGTCCTCAAAATTTCCATAGGTATCCCTCAAAAAATAATAAAACTCAAAAAAGAGAAAAACCAATTAATAAAAATTTTATTAACTAATATATATTATTTTCTTTAAAAGCTATTTAGTGTGAAAATTTATGGAAAAGGTATTAAAATTCTTAAAATGGATAGGGATAGCTTCATCTATTGGAATAGTTGGAGGTTTAAGCTCATTACTTTTGAATATACTGATTGAGCATAAAATAAATAATATTTTCCTCCTTCCTTTAATCTTTTTTATTGTTGGTATCTTTATAGATAAGTTTCCAGAGATCAGAAGGACAGGGGTTGATAGGGTAGTTAGTGCTTTAAAGTACAATAAAGAGCTCTCTTTTTTACATGGGATTTTAAAAATCTTACTTACTGGCTTAGTTATCTCTGTTGGTGGAAGTGCTGGAAAGGAAGGGCCATGTGTTCAGGCAAGTGCAGCCTTTGCTGACACACTATATAAAAAATTAAATTTGAAAAATAGAGAACTTGTTCTCTTAACAGGAATTGCTGGAGGTTTAGGTGGAGCCTTCTTAGCCCCTATAGGAGCAGCTATCTTTACATGTGAGATTATAGAAAGGGAAGATTTTAGATATATAAATCTTATCCCTCCAATTATAGCCAGCATTATGGGTTACTTAATTGTTCACTTTGTACTAAAAAAGGATCATCTCATTCATGTCTCAAACCTATCCTATCAAATAAACTTTTTAGACCTTGCTCTTTTTATAGTGGCTGCTCTCTTCTGCACATATCTCTCTAAATTCTATATAAAATTTTATTTAAAAGTAAAAGAGCTTTTTGAGACTAAGTTAAATAACTACACTTCAAGATTAACCATAGCTGGCTTTTTATTAATTCCTATCTTCCTAATAGCTCCAGAAGTTTCTGGCTTAAGCTTAAATTTAGTAGAAAACCTTTTCACAGTAAGTTATCCAATTTATTTATTGGCTTTACTATTAATATTTAAAATCTTTGCCACCTCTCTAACCATTGGCTCAGGCTCCCCTGGAGGGTTAGTTATCCCCTCTATATGCATTGGCTCACTTTCAGGAGCCCTCTTTGCCTCTATCTTTAACTTGGATCCAACTCCCTTTATAGTCCTTGGGATAGCAACAGTTGTTTCAGCTACAACCAACACACCATTGGGAACTATAGTAATATGTACTGAAATCTTTGGCTTTCACCTATCTATCCCAGCAGCTGTTGGAGCTATAATAGGTTATCAATTAACAAAGTTTGAAACACTCTACCATCACTTAAAATTTTAATAAACTATTTTATTTAAATTTATGAATTACATAGGATATAAAAAATAGTGCGGGGGAGGGGATTTGAACCCCCGAACCCCTACGGGACCGGATCTTAAGTCCGGCGCCTTTGGCCAGGCTTGGCGACCCCCGCTCAGAAGGTATTATGTAAAATCACATAAGGAATATATAAACTTTTCGGTTTTAAGTTGTTTCCAAAAATATATTAATTATGCCAATTAAGATACTTGATATTTATATTTAAAACGATTTTAGAGCAAAAGTTATGAAAAGAATTACATTAATTTTGTACAACTCTTATGATAAAAAGAGATGGCATGAAGCTCATAAGAGGGCCATAGCAAGAGCAGCTCCTGTTTGTTGGGCATATAATTGTAACTTAGCCATTATGGATTTTCCTGTTGAAGATGTTGAAGAGGTTAAAGAAATAAGTACAACTATAGGAGACTCTGGGAAGTATCTGAGAATGCTAATAGAAAATAATAAGTTTTTTATTGTTGATAAGTTTTTATCTCAATTTGGAGTTCCTATAGCTTCAACATCTAAGCCAGACAAGAAAAAGAGTATTACTCCAGAGGAAACAATAGGTTTATTAACTAAAAAGCCTATTGGAATTTTTATAGGGTTAGGTAGGCATGGCTTACCAAAAGACATTTTAGAGTTTTCCAAGTATCACTTAGATATAACTAAGAAGGGAATATCATTAGAAACCTGTACAGCTATAGGCTGTATTCCAGCCACACTTTACTGGATTGGTGAAATGTATGATAGCAGAGGTTATAAAAGAGATTAGGTTAGTAGAAGAAGAAGCTATTAAAAAGATAGATGAAGCTAAGAAAGAAGCTGAAGAGATAAGAAAGATGGCTATTGAGGAAGGGAAAAAGATAATAAAAGAGGCTGAAGAAGAGGCTAAGAAGATAGTAGAGAATTTAATAAAAACTAAAGAAGAAGAGGCTAAAGCTGAAGCTGAGAAGATTATAGAGAAGGCTAAGAAAGAGGCTAAGGAGATTGAAGAAGCTGCTAAGATGAAGATCTTAACCTTGAAGTTGAGTGAGATTTTAGAGATCTAAGGAAGGTGATTATAAGTGAGACCTGCAAGAATGAAAAAGGTTAAGTTGGTGGTATTGGATGAATATGCTGACAATGTTATAAGGGAACTACATGAATCTGGGTTAAGTGAAATTTGTAGTGTTTCTGAAAAATTGGAAAATCCTGAATGGAGGTTACTGTTAAGCCCTTCACACCCTGCAGGTTATTTAAAAGATGTCACCTCCTTAATGCTAAAGGTTAGTAAAATCTTAGACCTTTTCAATACAGTAAACCCTAAGGAGGGTAGTATAAAAGAGTTTTTAAATCCTGAGCCTCCAAAGAAGAGGACACTAAATTTAAAGACTCATGAGGAAGTTATTGGCTATGTTAAAGACATTGTTAGCAAGGTTGAGGGTGAGGTTGAACCTCTTGCTAATAAGTTGAATGAGTTGGAAAATAAAGAGAGTAGGCTAATTCAACTAAAAGAGCAAATCTCTTATTTATTAAGCTTTGAGTTTGATTTAAAATACTTAGGTTATGGAAAATATGTCTTTATAGGCTGTGGTAGTGTTTTAAAGGAAAATGTTGAAGAAATTATAAATAACTTAGATAAGGTTGCTGATGGCTACATAGAGGTTTATGTTGGAAAAGAGTTTGAGAAGGAGAAGAAGGTTAAGGTTCCTATCTTAGTTATCACTTTAGTGGAGAAGTTAGATAAGGTTTTAGCTGAACTAAGAAAGTATGAGTTTGAGAGATACAATATAGAGGGAGTTGAAGGTTATCCAAAGGAAGTTATTAGTAAAATAGAGAGAGAGTTGGAAGAGATAAAGAGAGAGAAAGAGAATATAGTTAATAAGTTAAAAGAGCTATCAAAGAAGTGGGAAGAAGATCTCTTAGTTTGCTATGAACTCTTAGAAATTGAAAAGGAGAGAGGAGAGGTTTATACAAACTTCGGAAAGACTTTAAGAACTTACTATATAGAGCTTTGGACTCCTAAGATGTATGTTGATAAGGTTAAAGAAATTGTGGAAAGAGCTTCTAATGGTTACTCTGAGATATCTGTTGAAGACCCAGATGAGCCAGAGGAGAAGATTCCTGTCATGTTAAACAATCCAAAGCCAATAAAGCCATTTGAGATGCTCACTGAGATGTATGCAGTTCCAAAGTATAATGAGGTTGACCCAACCCTATTAATAGTTCCTGGCTTCCTACTGTTCTATGGAATTATGCTAACTGATGCTATCTATGGATTGGCTTTAACCTTAATTGGCTTATGGATGTACAAAAAGTTAGGAAAGGTTAGTGAGGGAGCTAAGAACTTAGGTTACATCTTAACCTTAGCAGGGATTTCAACAGTTATTATGGGAATTATAACAGGAGGTTACTTAGGAGACTTCTTAGATAAGTTCTTAGGAATCAATGTTTATGACTTAGGCTTAGCTATCATAAACCCATTAGGAGAGAGTAAGTTCTTTGAAAATGGTCCAATAGTTATTTTAGGCTTCTCCATCATTGTAGGTTTAATTCATTTACTCATTGGATTACTAATAGGGTTCAAAGAGAACTTAAAAAAGAGCTTTGGAGAGGCCTTTATAAACCAAGGAATCTGGATTCTCTTAATATTGTCAATCTTTGTAGGAGTTCCTATTTATATGATGGGGAATATTTTAGGCCTTTATATAATAGGAGCCTTTGTAGTCTTAGCCATCTTGGTTAGCATGTACAAAGGATTTAAATCTGGAGGAATTATGGAAGCTATCTTAGGAGCTATGGATATAACAGCATTCTTAGGGAATGTTTTGTCTTATGCAAGGCTTTTAGCTCTCTGTTTGGCTACTGGAGGTTTAGCAATGGCTGTTAATATTATGGCTAAGATTGTTGGAGAGTCAATCCCAATTATTGGAGTGATATTAGCAATAATTATATTAGTTGGAGGGCACATCTTTAACTTTGTCATGAATGGGTTAGGAGCCTTTATACACTCTCTAAGGTTACACTATGTTGAATTCTTCTCCCAATTCTATGAAGGTGGAGGGAAGAAGTTCTCTCCATTTAAGGCTAAGAGAGAATATACAGCAGTACAATAAAAAATGAGGTGATTGAAGATGGATCC contains the following coding sequences:
- a CDS encoding chloride channel protein, whose product is MEKVLKFLKWIGIASSIGIVGGLSSLLLNILIEHKINNIFLLPLIFFIVGIFIDKFPEIRRTGVDRVVSALKYNKELSFLHGILKILLTGLVISVGGSAGKEGPCVQASAAFADTLYKKLNLKNRELVLLTGIAGGLGGAFLAPIGAAIFTCEIIEREDFRYINLIPPIIASIMGYLIVHFVLKKDHLIHVSNLSYQINFLDLALFIVAALFCTYLSKFYIKFYLKVKELFETKLNNYTSRLTIAGFLLIPIFLIAPEVSGLSLNLVENLFTVSYPIYLLALLLIFKIFATSLTIGSGSPGGLVIPSICIGSLSGALFASIFNLDPTPFIVLGIATVVSATTNTPLGTIVICTEIFGFHLSIPAAVGAIIGYQLTKFETLYHHLKF
- a CDS encoding DUF531 domain-containing protein, which translates into the protein MKRITLILYNSYDKKRWHEAHKRAIARAAPVCWAYNCNLAIMDFPVEDVEEVKEISTTIGDSGKYLRMLIENNKFFIVDKFLSQFGVPIASTSKPDKKKSITPEETIGLLTKKPIGIFIGLGRHGLPKDILEFSKYHLDITKKGISLETCTAIGCIPATLYWIGEMYDSRGYKRD
- a CDS encoding ABC transporter ATP-binding protein, with product MEILRTENIVKYFGEFKALDGVSISVEKGELTLIIGPNGSGKSTLINVITGFLKADEGRVYFENRDVTNKEPNELYHYGIVRTFQTPQPLKALTVLENLLIGEISPGENPLKALMYKTWINKEEEMVEKAFDILEFLKLSHLYDRKAGSLSGGQMKLVEIGRALMTNPKLIVMDEPIAGVAPGLAHDIFNHILELKKKGITFLVIEHRLDIVLRYIDHLYVMFNGKIIAEGKGKEVEEVIKDPKVVEIYMGGSYD
- a CDS encoding V-type ATP synthase subunit I; its protein translation is MRPARMKKVKLVVLDEYADNVIRELHESGLSEICSVSEKLENPEWRLLLSPSHPAGYLKDVTSLMLKVSKILDLFNTVNPKEGSIKEFLNPEPPKKRTLNLKTHEEVIGYVKDIVSKVEGEVEPLANKLNELENKESRLIQLKEQISYLLSFEFDLKYLGYGKYVFIGCGSVLKENVEEIINNLDKVADGYIEVYVGKEFEKEKKVKVPILVITLVEKLDKVLAELRKYEFERYNIEGVEGYPKEVISKIERELEEIKREKENIVNKLKELSKKWEEDLLVCYELLEIEKERGEVYTNFGKTLRTYYIELWTPKMYVDKVKEIVERASNGYSEISVEDPDEPEEKIPVMLNNPKPIKPFEMLTEMYAVPKYNEVDPTLLIVPGFLLFYGIMLTDAIYGLALTLIGLWMYKKLGKVSEGAKNLGYILTLAGISTVIMGIITGGYLGDFLDKFLGINVYDLGLAIINPLGESKFFENGPIVILGFSIIVGLIHLLIGLLIGFKENLKKSFGEAFINQGIWILLILSIFVGVPIYMMGNILGLYIIGAFVVLAILVSMYKGFKSGGIMEAILGAMDITAFLGNVLSYARLLALCLATGGLAMAVNIMAKIVGESIPIIGVILAIIILVGGHIFNFVMNGLGAFIHSLRLHYVEFFSQFYEGGGKKFSPFKAKREYTAVQ